GCCGTATTCTTCCCTTTTATCAATTGGTGCTCACTGATCTCCTCGACCATGGCGCGTTCTTCTTCCGTGCGCACATAACCACCACTGTGGAATACGTAATTGATCTTTGAATAGAGGATATGGTATGCCGCAAGATTCCGGAGTTTCTCGATCACTTCACGCTCTTCTTCGATCAGTGCATCCAGATCCTTGGTGAATTCCCCACTCTCATAAGCTTCCTCCAATAACATCTTCTCCCAGCTCAATAGCTCGAACCAGTAATAGAAGCGTTCATTCTCACGCGCAATGCGTTTCGCACGATGAAGCAGTTTATTGCATTCGGTATACAGCGCTTTCTGATAAAGGATCTCAATGTTCTTGATCTCTTGTTTCAACACTCCACTCACGGAACTTTCCGAATGGTAAGCCCGAAGTGCTTTAAGTATCAGCTTGTACAAATGGTTCTTCTCAGAAGGCAAATGCTTAATGAAGGTCTCCTTTGCGAACTGCTTCTTCAAGGCCTCTTCGTCGTACGCTTTCTGCTTATCGATGGAATCAAAAATGCGTAGGTAATTCTTGTCGCCACTTTGTAGTGATGAATGCAACTTAAAGAATCGCTTTTCCGACTTCGTCAGCGAACGGATCAGATCGAATAGCTCTGTACTTGGCTTCATGTCTTCCTGTAATAATTGAAATAGGATCCCAACCTTGCACTCCAAAGATAGGAAGCCTGCGACGCAAATACCAACCCTCACTACATTTGACAAATGCATGATATTCGGATCCTCCGCAGATCAATCCCACTCTTATTGACATTCGTTACGCTGCTTGTAACATCCGCCACTGACGCCCAACATGACTGCAAGACCACAAAACAAGGGTCTGGCTTATTCCAAGCCAAAGCAGGTGGGGCACCTGCTTTGTGGCCATTGGATATCCTTCATCAAGTGATCGCGCTTGACCTAACGATGGCGAACACCATTGCTGGCCATTGCACCATTATTGCAGTTCCTCGCGCAGAAGGCACCTCCAACTTCCCTCTGGACCTATTGACACTGACCGTGGATTCCGTAACGGACATCAATGGCAATTTGACATTCACGCAGTCAGGTGAAGTACTCGACATAGATCTTGGTGGCAGTTTCGGAACCAACGATACACTGGAACTGACCGTTCATTACCAAGGTGACCCTACAACGGATGTGAGTGGTTTCGGCGGATTCTACATGGGCACCATAATGTACAATTTAGGTGTAGCGTTCACCAGCATTCCCCATTCATATGGCCGAGCCTGGTTCCCTTGTGTCGACAATTTCACGGAACGGAACTCCTATGAGTTCCTGATAAAGACCCGTGGTGCGAATAGATCCTGGTGTAACGGCACACTGTTGTCTGAAATACCATTGGGCGGTGATACCATTCTGCTCCATTGGAGCATTGCTGAAACCATGCCGAGCTACTTAGCAAGTGTTGCGGCATCCAATTATGTTCCGGTGCATGATCAATACATGAGTACGACGGGCGCTATGATCCCTGTAGAACTCGTTGCCAGAGCACAGGATACAACGGCCATGAAGAATTCATTCCTGCACCTACCAGATGCATTCTCACATTTCGAGGAATGGTTCGGGCCGTACCGCTGGAACAAGGTCGGGTATGTACTGACCCCACAGGGAGCCATGGAACATGCTACGAGCATCCACTACCCTAGCTCCATTGCGGATGGGTCATTGCAGTATGAAGATATCATGGCCCATGAACTTGCGCATCATTGGTTCGGTGATCTTGTGACCTGCGATCGCGCAGAAGAGATGTACATCAATGAAGGGTTTGCCGAGTACTTGAGCTATTTGTTCCTAGAGGATGTGTATGGGAGGGAACGCTATATGACCACTGTGAAAAAGAACCACCGAGCAATGGTGCATCGTGCACATATTCTGGACGAGGATTGGTTAACCTTATCGGATATTCCGCAACAATGGACCTATGGTGAGCATGTGTATAACAAAGGCGCGGATGTTGCTCATGCGCTCCGTGGTTATTTGGGTGACGCGCTCTTCGTTCAAGGATTCACCAGCTTCCTTGAGACCTATGCATTTCAATCGGTGAATACATCGTTGCTCCGGGACCATCTCACACAGGAAACCGGCATGGATATGACCGATTTCTTCAATGATTATATCGATCAACCTGGCTGGGCGGCATTTGAGGTAGACTCATTCAGGGTTGAACAAGTTGTCGGTGGCGTTTGGCCAACGAATGTCTTCGTTGAACAGAAACAACGCGGACCTTCCTCCCCATACAACAATGTACCGATCACCGTAACGTGTTACGACGTGAACGGTGCTGGATGGGACTCTCCACAACAGCTTTTCGGTGGAACGAATTCTTCAGCAATAGTATTACCACCTTTCGAACCGGTCGCAGTTGTGCTGAATGCCGATGAACTGATCAGTCTGGCGATCACATTGGATGCTGACACGATGGAAAGTCCGGGAATATTGAACAGCGTGAATAGTGATCTGCGCGTCACAGTGGCTAACATGCCTACACCGACACCGATCGTCGTACAAGAGTATTGGGTAGCCGCAGATCCTGAAGTCGATGAAACTTTTGCTTTTGTGGTATCACCGGACCGCTATTGGCGCGTAACGGCACAACTGCCTGTTGGAGCGGAACTCACCGGACGGATCAATTACGACGGGAGAGATATCATTTCAGGTGCACTGGATATTGGTCTGATGAACGACTACAATGGTGTGGCGTTCACTGAGGACAGCTTGGTGGTGCTCTACCGACCAAGCGCACGCGTCGCTTGGACCCTTCACCCGGACCAAACACTGAACACGATCGGAAGTGCAACGAATAAAACCGGCCGGATCGACATCAATGACCTACAAGCCGGTGAATACACATTGGCTTGGCGAAAGAGTGCCGTTAGTGTTAGCGAAAATGCTCGTGAAGCGGTATGGTCGATCTTCCCGAATCCTGCAACGAACAGGGTCTTGGTAAGGACCGATATGAATTCACCGAACGGCGTGATCGAACTGCTGGACCAACGGGGAGCTTTGATCAGGCAACTAACAATTTCAGAGAACGTGCTGGTCTTTCCCCTTGAAGGTGTTAGTGCAGGAACCTATATGTTGCGCTTCGCATCCAAAGGAACTCGAACCAACGTCGGGCCTTTGGTGATCACAGAGTAAGTAGGAGGCACTCCAGTTTCGGATCGTAGCTCACCCAAAAATGGATATTTCGTAATCCATCTTCACTGCTTTCCATCAACATGTGTGGTCGCGATCAGGTCCAGTATGGAAACTGATCCGTTATCTACGATATGCATGATCAGATCGTGGGTTGATACATCGCGAATGGAAGTATCGTTGCTCATGGCGATGCGCCAAGCATCAGGATCCCCGCCTACGAACAGGACCTTCTCACACTCGGCTGCACCGTAGATTTCGACTATCCACGTACGCCTATCATAACCGGCCATGAAAACGGGCGGTAGCTCCGGCACCATTTGCGGACATGCGTAACACACGAAATGCGCGATATAATGGGTACGATGATCAACACGGAGATCTGGCCATCGAATGGGAACGATCAACTGCGCTCCGTTGCGTGTAGCAACATCAGAAACCGTACGACAATAGGACCGCACC
The nucleotide sequence above comes from Flavobacteriales bacterium. Encoded proteins:
- a CDS encoding T9SS type A sorting domain-containing protein codes for the protein MHDIRILRRSIPLLLTFVTLLVTSATDAQHDCKTTKQGSGLFQAKAGGAPALWPLDILHQVIALDLTMANTIAGHCTIIAVPRAEGTSNFPLDLLTLTVDSVTDINGNLTFTQSGEVLDIDLGGSFGTNDTLELTVHYQGDPTTDVSGFGGFYMGTIMYNLGVAFTSIPHSYGRAWFPCVDNFTERNSYEFLIKTRGANRSWCNGTLLSEIPLGGDTILLHWSIAETMPSYLASVAASNYVPVHDQYMSTTGAMIPVELVARAQDTTAMKNSFLHLPDAFSHFEEWFGPYRWNKVGYVLTPQGAMEHATSIHYPSSIADGSLQYEDIMAHELAHHWFGDLVTCDRAEEMYINEGFAEYLSYLFLEDVYGRERYMTTVKKNHRAMVHRAHILDEDWLTLSDIPQQWTYGEHVYNKGADVAHALRGYLGDALFVQGFTSFLETYAFQSVNTSLLRDHLTQETGMDMTDFFNDYIDQPGWAAFEVDSFRVEQVVGGVWPTNVFVEQKQRGPSSPYNNVPITVTCYDVNGAGWDSPQQLFGGTNSSAIVLPPFEPVAVVLNADELISLAITLDADTMESPGILNSVNSDLRVTVANMPTPTPIVVQEYWVAADPEVDETFAFVVSPDRYWRVTAQLPVGAELTGRINYDGRDIISGALDIGLMNDYNGVAFTEDSLVVLYRPSARVAWTLHPDQTLNTIGSATNKTGRIDINDLQAGEYTLAWRKSAVSVSENAREAVWSIFPNPATNRVLVRTDMNSPNGVIELLDQRGALIRQLTISENVLVFPLEGVSAGTYMLRFASKGTRTNVGPLVITE